TAAAGCCTCTTCAAATTTGGGAAAAACTGCACCTGTCCCAAATAAAAATAAGAAAGGCTTATCCTCCGGAACTTCCTCGTAAGGTGTCATCCCAGTTTCTCCATCATCTACTTTGAGTTTGTAGGCTATCCCTACCACTTTTTCCTTTTCTACTATCATTATTTATTGAGATTAACGGAACATATAGGCAACTCCGATATTGGCAACGAAATTTTTACGGTCATATCCCGGCACAAAATATTGGTCAGGACTATTCTCCAAATACCATTTATAATTCAGCGTATTGACATATTGCATTTTGGCACTTAGAAGCAAATCTCCCAATCTCCAATCCCCCACCAAAGAAGGTACTAGGTCCACATACTTATTTCTCCAGTCTTTGGAAGCTTCGTACCGATAGTAGTAAAAATCATTGTTATAAACGATTCGCTCCATTTGGAAGCCTAATCGATTCATTTTATTAACCCAAGCAAATTCTACAAATATCACATTGCTGGCAGGCCCATTTCCTGCTCCAAGTACCTGACCATTGTGTGTATACCCATCTCTGACATAATCATGAATGTACCAAGTTTTAAGATCTCTGATATCCTCTCTGATGGTTTGTCCGGTCTGCGTCATTTCTGAGCTGATCTGGAAATAATGCCCAGGCTTCTTCAAGCTCATTAAATGAGAGAATCCAAATGTAAATGCTCTTCCAGATTCCGGTTCAATCATAAAATCACTAAGTCTGGTGCTATTTCCATTGGTTCCATATTCTCCATAGAATTCAAAATGACCTGCAGGGCTCAGCCATCTGAAAAATCCAGAGCTAAGTTGCTGTCTTTTGTCACGAATGGGGTCTAGGATGTTCTCTGGACCTTTTCTACCATTAAAGACAGGAAGGATATCTCCTACTGTAGACACATCTTTACGGTACATATGGTTTACCGAGCCATAACCAAGGAATAAACCCGGAACCCATTTTGGTTGATAGGTAAATACTAATCCAGAAAGGTATCTGTTACTATCTTCTGGTTTAGGAATATGAACAGGATTACCTTGAATCATGTAATCACTTTGAGGAGGTAAATATCCACTAGACTTCAAAAATCCAGCGATAAACTGTGCCTCAAAGGATCCGATTTTAGTTTCAATGGGTTTACGTGTATTCGCTGTAAAATGAAGGAATCCAGGGGCATTATTGCCCATCAAAATTGAATTTCTTCTGCCAGGGCCCCACCATAGATTTTCTGTTGATAGACCAAATGAAACATCCTCAAGGTTGTATCTAAAGCTGGACTGACCAGGATAAATTTGATTATATCCCGAATCACCAAAACGTTCCGGCATATCTATCCTATTCATATATTCATAATAGAATAATATGGTTGCTTGATGCTCGATTGGAAATCCTTTATAATCCTTATTCTGAGCAAGTAGAACTTCAGGCTGAAATTGAAAGCTGAAATTTCCGTATTCAGCATATATTCCAGGGCTTAAAATAGCTTGAAATCCTCTATTGGGAATAAAAGCTCCGTCATTTACACCAAAAGCATAAGTAGAATTAAATTGAGTTTTAACTACTCCTGGGAGCAAGAGAAATTTTCCTTTATTATCCTTTCCGAAATATTGGTGAACTCTGGATATATCTGTATCCACTACTGAATCGTCCAAATCGAACCCATTTTCAATTCCAAAAGCCTCAGTTGGATAAATTGGTCGAATCATAAAAGAACTGCTGGAATCCACATTTCCTAAAAGCTGGGCTCTTCTGATATATTGATCCAGCAAAGGCATTCCAATTGGCACTGTTTGAGCTATGGCAAGTGAAGACCAAAATAACAGCCCAAAAGTCAAGATGATAAATCTGTTGGTATTAATACTTTTCATCAGGGCTTAATTTAATGTAAGAGCTGTAATTTCCACTTTGGCTAAGGACCAGGATTCGTCACATATTGGATCCGGCGAATTATCCGCTGTTAAATCAGAATTCACATAGATTCTAACATTGGGGTTGCTATGCTCTACGATTTTAGAGATGCTATATTTTGTACTATAATTATTACTCGCTCCAAAAAGGCAAAGTCCAGGTAAGTTGGTTTGAATAGCACCTGATTTAGGAGTGTTTTGGCGAAAATATCCGTCTGGATAGGATTGATATAGACAGTAGGTGGAAACACAGGGTGAATTCGAGAAAGTCGTGCGAAAAACCTCTTGGTTATCTATTCCGAAAAACCAATAATCTGGGCCTCCTTCTCCATCATCAGGATTTCCATCCCAACTATCATGAACGATGATTTCCAAGGTAACTTTTAACAGATTATGAGATGGCATATCGCTTACATTCACCGCAATTTCTTCATTATGGTAATATCCTGCGACAGTATCATCTTCAAAAATAAACAATCTCCCATTCTCAAATCCAGCCAAATTCAAATCAGAAAAATCATTGGAGTAAACAACAGATTCAGCTTCTAAAGTATCAGTGCAAGATGAAAGAAAACCCAGGAAGATTAAGGATGGGAATATAACCCAACCCTTTAACCAAGTTCGAAATGTCATGAATAATAGTTTGCAGTTAAAAACTTATGCCACAAAGAAACAAAAAACCAGCCAAATGAGGATTACTCAATCTTTCCTAATTTTCTAAGGCATAGCAATAAGTAATCTTTATTTTTGAGAAAATTTAGATATCTACTTATGGGCAATTTCACCATTGTTGCAGGAGCTAGACCGAATTTCATGAAAATCGCCCCGATTATTCATGAAATTCAAAAATTGCAGAAAGAAAAATCTGGAGTAAGTTTTCGACTTATCCACACAGGACAGCATTATGATAAAAAAATGTCCGGGGATTTCTTTGAGCAATTAGATATACCTCAGCCCCACGCCAATCTAGGTGCCGGAGGAGGTACTCAAGCGGAGCAAACTGCTGCAATCATGGTAGCTTTTGAAAAAGAGCTCATGGAAAATCGTCCAGATTTAGTCCTAGTTGTGGGAGATGTCACCAGCACCCTTTCCTGCTCCATTGCCGCAAAAAAACTTCAAATCGATGTAGCCCATGTAGAAGGAGGTATTCGTTCCGGCGATTTAGGTATGCCAGAAGAGATCAACAGAATGGTAACTGACTCCATCACAGACCACTTTTTTACTACTTCAGAAATTGCCAATCAGAACTTAAGAAACTCAGGGTTTTCAGAGGATAAAATCCATTTTGTAGGCAATACAATGATTGATACCCTTTTGGCACAAATGCCAAAATTTCAAAAACCAGAAGGTGCTATTTTCGACCAATTGGAAGCTGGAAACTACTTCGTCATGACCATGCACAGGCCAGCTAATGTGGATCAGGAGCATAAGTTAAAAGCCATGATTGATGCCATTCTGGATGGCACGAAAGGATTACCAATCATCTTTCCTGTTCACCCCAGAACTGCCAAAAATCTTCAGGCAATCGGTATTGAAGCTCCAAATCTAAATATGGTAGAACCATTGGGTTATTTGGAGTTCAATTATTTGGTGAAAAACGCAAAAGGAGTCATTACAGATTCTGGAGGGATTACAGAGGAGGCTTCAGTGATGAATGTACCTTGCATCACGCTTCGGGATAATACCGAAAGGCCAGAGACCATCGATCTCGGCACCAATGAATTGGTAGGAACCAATCCAGAAAAATTAAAGCCCTACCTCGATAAAATCATGAGTGGCGATTGGAAGAAATATAAAGGAATCCCTCTTTGGGATGGAAAAACCGCCGAAAGAATCGTTAAAATCCTTGAAGATAAATACCCTTCGGTAAAATGATAGATCGCGTTAAAGAACTGGTAAATCAACTTCAACTCCTACCCCATCCTGAGGGAGGGTATTATAAGGAGACTTACCGTTCTTCACAAAGCGTTAATACAGAGCCAGGTCCAAGAAACCTATGCACAGTTATCTACTTCTTATTGACTTCGGAAAACATCTCAAAGTTTCATCGCATCAAAAGTGATGAGCACTGGTTTTGGCATGAAGGAGATTCTTTAACTATTCACTTACTGAGTGAAAAAGGGCATGAAAAAATTTGTTTGGGACCCGTGGACTCCCTTGGGAACTTCCCTCAGCAAGTTGTCAAAGCGAATACAATATTCGGAAGCACGGTTGATACCAAAGACAGCTATGCCTTAGTTTCCTGTGTAGTAGCCCCCGGGTTTGATTTTGAGGATTTTGAATTATTTGATGCTGACACTCTTTTGAAAAGTTTTCCTGAAAATGAGCCTATCATCAAGCGATTGACTTGATTATTAATCCATTATTAGAAATTTGATTACAGCTTAAAAACAAGAAAAGGGCTCCAATTGGAGCCCTCATCATTTCATTGTGGTGATGTTTCTTAGAATGAGAAACCTACTCTCATTGTAATTTTTGTTCCAGGAGACAATCTTGTGAAGATTTGATCCTGCGCCTCGTAAGACTTAAATACCATTTCTTTTTTGTCATTCAATAGGTTCTGAACACCGATTCCTGCTTGAATACGCTCATCAGCTCCAAAAGTCTTATTTAAGTTCAAATTTAAGCTATGGAATGGTACAGTATAAGTATCTGTTCTGTTACCAAATCCTACATAATTCAAGGTTGAACCTTGTACGTTATAAAATAGTCCCGCTTCTAAACCATTCACGAAAGACTGGTAGCTCAAACCTGTATTGATAATATAAGGAGCTTGACCGGCCATATCTCTTGTGTCTTTGATTTCCTGTCCTTCTCTAGCTGTCAATACTCTAGATCTGTATTCTGACTCAGACATTTTAATCTGAGACTTAGTCACAGTCACATTCGTATTCCAGTTGAAGTTTTCAAGCTTTGGAGCAATGAATTTCAAAGACTTTCTGAATTCAAATTCCAGACCTGCTACTGAACCATTACCAACGTTTCTTGGCTGGAAAGTACCTGGATCAGAAAGGAACTGAACCATTTCGATTGGCTTATCAAATGATTTGTAGAATGCACTTACAGAGAACATTTGACCTCTGTCTTGGAAAGCTTCCCATCTTAAGTCAAAGTTGTTGATTCTTGTAGAAACCAAGTTTCCATCCCAAAGAACTTCTGATCCACCGTTTGTAGTTTCTGGATAAAGACCACCAATAAATGTTCTACCCGTAATAGGATCCAAAATCTCCGCATAAGACAATTCTTTGAAAGAAGGTCTAGCAATCGTTCTGGAAGCCGAGAATCTCAAGTTTTGCTTTTCAGCCAGGTTGTAGATCAAGTTTACGGTAGGGAAGAAATCTAAATCATCCAACATGGTAACCAAATCATAGTCGATTGTACCTGTCTGGTTGGTTCCAGTATAGTATTGATTGAATTTCTCCACTCTCAAACCTACGATCGCTTTTAGATTGCTAGCTGGATTTGCTTCTAAAGAAGCGTATCCACCCATATTCGTTGCGATAGACTCGTATTTATTAGGGTTGATCGGAATAAAATCCGCATTATATCGTACTCCATTTCTATTGTCTGCAGAGAATAAATTCTCATCCAAAAGAATCTCATTTGGGTCTCCATTTAACTCGGTATCCCCTGTGGCAAACTGGAAGCTTTGGATATCGAAATCTCTGTATTTGAATACATAGTTTCCGCCAAATTTCAACTTAGAGTCTCTTTGGAAAAGAGAAAGGTTTCTTGTCAAGTCAAGCTTACCTACCATACTATACTCTTCTAGGTTTCTCCAGATTCTTGCTGGCAATCCAACTTCAGTAGAAACTGTATTTTCAGGAACTCTGAATCTTGTAAATCTGATGTCTGGATCCTGGATTGTAGATCTTGTAGGGGCCAATTTCCAATTTACTTCCCAGTTTCTTCCATTGAAGTAATGAGTACCTCCAAGCATGATGCTACTCAAAGCTCTTTGGCTATACTCAAGGTTATACTGCTTTGCAGTAAAGTTTGCTCCCAAGTTAGTGTTGACAAAGTCAAATTCCCCTGCTTTGGACTCACCATTTTGCAAGTGCATCAAGTTTAGCTTGTACTTGGAATTGTCTGTTTTCAAAGCAATTCCAGCCAAACCACCCAGCAAGACATTGTTCACACCATAATCACCTTTTTGTCTTTCAAGTGCTTCCAACTCAGTAGCGCTAGCCTCTCTTGGCTTTGCAAAAAGGTTAAACTCAGCATCCTGGTAGAATTCGGTCTCATTTTTATAAGTAAAGGCAAAGTTGTATCCCCAAGTAGCTTTAGATCTTGCGATTTGATTTCCCAAGGAGAAACTCAAGCCCATATCCATTAAGCTGTTGGATCTATAACCTCCAAGTGTCTTATTAAAATCACCTAAAATCTGCTGATATTCCAACCCTTTTGGTCCATTTGGATTTCCGATTGCATCTCCATATTGAGGGATATCAGTTCTACCATCTGTTGGAATTGCACGAGTTCCATCATCAAATCCCAAAAAGTCTGTAGACCCACCATCGTACTTCAAGTAATTTGAATTAAAGTGCATAGATGGGTTAATACCTCCACTAAGGCTTAATTTCATAGATTCTTCTTCAGGGAAGTCTTTGGTTTCGATATCCACAACTCCACCTGTGAAATCAGCCGGAAGATCAGCTGTAAATGACTTTGATACGATAATATTATCGATCACATTCGTTGGGAAAATATCCATCTGGATAGAGTTTCTATCTGGATCCAATCCAGGGATATCCACACCATTCAATACGGTTTTGGTATATCGGTCTCCCAAACCACGAACGTAGATATATTTTCCACCTTCAATAGATACACCTGTCACTCGCTTGACAGCAGAAGCCGCATCTCCATCACCAATTTGACGGAATGCACTGGCTGAAATACCATCCATCAGGTTGGCAGCATTTCTTTTTACAGACATCAAGGCTGACTCTGTAGTTCTGATCGCCGCTGCGGCAATAGTTACGGTCTCCAATTCTGAAGCTTCTTCAGCCATGGAGATTTCATTTAATACATTAACTGCTCCAGACTTCACCTCTACTCCAGTTAATTCAACTGTCGAATAAGAGATATAAGAAATGGAGATTGAATAAGTACCTGGCTCAACTTGAATTTCGAATTTTCCATCGAAATCAGTCACTGCCCCAGTTGAAGTTTCTTTAACAAGTACTGATACTCCAAAGAGTGGTTCACCAGAACCTTCTTCAAAGATTGTCCCACGAATGGTTCCTTTCTGCGCAAAAGCGAATCCTGCAAATATCTGGGCCAAAACCAGAATAACAAGAACAAGAATGGTTCGTGACATGAACGAGTTTGTAGCTTTATTTTTCATACAGCAATTAGATATTATCTTGATTTAGAAGAGGGAAGAAAGTCACCTTGCAAGCTCTTTCTTCCCTTTTCTAAGAGTTTTGTTTGATATTAGAAATCAGCTAGTTCTCCAGCTACTTCAGCCCAAGACCAAGCAGTAAATACTGATTTGTCAGCTCCAACAGTGTTAGCACCGGCAGCAACTGCAGTAGCATAATCAACTGTTCCAGCTTTGAATACTGTTTCTAGATCTACGCCTTCAGCAAGAGTAGCTTCAAGGTTCATGAACTTTAAAGACCCATCAGCGAAAGTTGCCAAAGTCTTGTCACCGCTAAGTGAAAGATCACCTCTACCATCAGTAGTAGTAGGATCTGCAAATCCGAAGAAGTAAATGTTTTCGAAAGTACCTCTAGCTCCATCTCTGAAGTCTCCAAATTCTGAAACATCATTTCCTTTGATAGAACCATTCTTTAAAGTATGACCAGCATTATAAGATCCTTCAGGACCGTCGATTTCAAGCGCGTGGTCAGTCTCACCTCCAGTGATCACGATGAAGTTATCTAGCGTACCAGCCCAAGCTTGGTCAGTATCCAAAGCATCATCTCCAGCATTCCAGATGAGAGCATTCTTAACGTTTACAGTTCCACCAAACCATTCGATACCATCATCTTGATTTCCAATAACTTCAACATTTTCGATTACAGTTTGAGAACCAACGCCTCCTAAAGTCAATCCGTTGATTTCGTTTCCTTCACCGATATTAGCGCCACCATGACGGATAGAGATATACTTCAATACACCGGAGTTGTCTTCATCATCAGAACCACCGTAAAGTCCATTAGTATCGGATGGTGGAATACCTTCAATTTGAATTTCTGTAACATCACCAGCAAAAGACCCTTTTGCATTACCGAGGACGATTAATCCTCCCCAAAGACCTGATAGGTTTGGTTCCAAGTTTGGAGATACAATTTGTCCTGGTTCGATTTCATCGGCTACAGTCGTAAAAATAATCGGAGAAGATGCTGTTCCCTGCGCATCAATTTTAGCTCCTCTTGCAATGATTAATGCAGTTGCATTTGATCCAGTACCAACTTCACCTTTTACAACAACTCCTGGCTGAATTGTAAGCGTGTTTCCAGAAGTAACTGAAATTCTTCCTCCTAGGATGTAAGTCTTTCCTGTCTCCCAAGTAGTATTTGAAGAGATGTTTGAAGTAACCAATACATCATCATTTTCTTCTGGCCCTGGGTTTGGGGTAGGTTTGTCATTTCCTTCTATACAGCTTGTGAATCCGATCACAATTGCTGCAAAAGCGAAGAATAAAGAGTTTAACTTTTTCATTGAGTTATTTAATTGAATTGTGGTTTTGTCAACTTTGATGATGCAAAACTGCTCCAATTAATCAGCTCAAAAGAATTTTTCGAATTATGCTTTTTTTAAAAAAATGAACCCGAATTAATATTCAATTAATAATTCTAGCATAAAAAAAGGCTTCCTATGCAGGAAGCCCAGATAAACAGGTTCTAGTATTATTAAATTGTTACCGACTTATTAATCGGCACCTTTTCCATTAGTATTTTTATAAGGTCTCTTGTATTTATCCCATCAGCTTCTGCTTCATAATTCAGGATAATTCTATGGTTTAAGACATCTTCAGCAATTTCCTTAATATCCTCTGGCAACACATAATCTCTCCCGTCCATAAAGGCAACCGCCTTGGAAGCAAGGTTTAAATTGATACTGGCTCGAGGAGATACCCCAAACATGATATACTTGGCTTCATTATGTAACCCGTACTCTTTAGGGAATCGCGTAGCAAAAACCAGTTCAATGATATAATTTTCTAGAGGCTCAGCTATTTTCACTGCATTGATCTGACTGCGAATGTCAAAAACATCCTGTTTAGACAAGACCGCATTAACTTCATCGCTAAATGACATATTTGCCATTCTACGCATGACCTCCATCTCATCTGCTTTGCTTGGATAGTCTATATGAACCTTCATCATAAATCTATCAACCTGTGCTTCTGGTAGAGGATAAGTTCCTTCCTGATCTACTGGGTTCTGAGTAGCCAAAACCAAAAAAGGTCTGTCCAACTGGAAAGTAGTCTCACCAATAGTCACCTGCTTTTCTTGCATGGCTTCCAATAATGCGGACTGCACTTTTGCTGGAGACCGGTTGACCTCATCAGCAAGAATCAAATTGGAAAATATAGGACCTTTCTTTACTTCAAAGTCTCCAGAATGCTGATTATAGATCATCGTACCGATCAAATCAGCCGGAAGCAAATCCGGGGTAAATTGAATTCTATTAAAATCCAGGTGTAAAACTTTGGCAAGTGTGTTTACCGTCAAGGTTTTTGCCAAACCTGGTACACCTTCTAATAATATATGTCCATTAGTAAATAAGCCTATCAATAAGCGATTGACCATACGGTCTTGGCCTACGACTACCTTTTTTACTTCCTGTATTACTTCTTGAATTTTTTCCTGATGCATGGATAAGGATTTTATAACTCTGCTACGGGACTAAAATAACGTAAAAAGTCCCAAAGGACAATCTTAAATCTTAGAAGCGGTAAAGCCTCGTGTGGAAAGGAAATTTAGGATTTTTTAAGACCTTTTGGGTCTTTTCTGAAAATTCTTTGCTGACTCTTTAAAGCCGGTCAGTCCTAGCTGATGATATACAGTCTCTCGATCGAGCTCCTGAACCTCTCCCACTTTAAATCCTATAATATTGATTTTCTCCATGGATTTCCTTGCCAATCGAAGTGTTGGAAAGCCTACAGCAGCGGTCATTTTTCTGACCTGCCTGTTTTTCCCTTCAATCAAGGTCAACTCAATCCAGCTGTCTGGAACATTTTTTCTATAACGGATCGGAGGATCTCTATCAGGCAACTCTGGGGATTCAGAAAGTAACTTTGCTATAGAGGGCTTTGTCAAATACTCTTTACCATCCACTTTTATTTTAACTCCATTTCCCAAAGCTTTTAAGGATTCTGGTGTTGGAATCCCCTCCACTTGGGCCCAATAGGTGCGTTGATGCCCAAAACTTGGGTTCAGCAAATGGTGATTGAGCCATTTATCGTCTGTAATCAGTAATAGTCCTTCGGAGTCTTTATCCAATCTACCGACAGGATATACCTCTTTTGGAAAATCAAAAAGAGAGGCCAACGTCTGCCCCTCTCCTGAAAATTGACTCAACACCCCAAAGGGCTTATAAATGATAAAGTATCGTGACAATATTTTCGGATCTTAACTTCCGCAACCAATGCAATCAATGCTGGAATCCATAGGTTTCACACCATTCAATTTCATTTCTAAATTGTGAATTTGATCTCTTACTTCCATGTCTGCAAACATGTCTCCAGTAAGCTTGCTTTTCAAATCTGAAATTTGATCTTGTAACTCTTTCTGTTGTACTTCGCTCATAAAAATTCTCTTTTAAGGGTTAAAGTGATGTTCTAAAATAGCGAAGAGAGAGTGAAAAGTTCCTCCCTTCTAATAGATTTTTTTGGCAAAAATGGTTCCAAAAGAAAATCAATCACTTAAGAAGTGAAAAAAATCCAAAATGATTTCAAGTGCTTCAAGACTTTTGCTAAATAAAGTATAGTTATATTAACTATTAAATTGTTTAATTTTAGAGATTTTAGGCTTATGAATGACCCTGGCACATTTTCTCAGATTTATATCCAAATTATTTTTGCCGTAAAAAACCGGAATACTCTAATATCAAAAATCTGGGAAGAAGAATTGTATAAATATATTTCCGGGATCATTACCAATAAAGATCAAAAACTCATTGCAATAAATGGCATGGAAGATCATATTCATATATTAATTGGAATGAGGGCGTCGTGTAGGCTATCAGATTTAGTCCGAGAAATAAAAAAATCATCTACAAATTGGATTAATGAAAGAGGCTTTGCACAGAAAAGTTTTAGATGGCAAGCTGGTTTTGGAGCCTTTTCCTACACACAATCTTCTCTACCAAACATCATCTCCTATATAGAAAACCAAAAGAAACATCATCAAAAGAAAAGTTTTAGAGAGGAATACATTTCATTTTTAAAGCATTATGAAATTAAATTCAAAGATGAATATCTTTTTGAATGGATAGAATAGAACCCAACCGATTATTATTCGACCCCGATGGGGTCAGATCTTTTTTATAATCAATTATTCTATAAAGATTTGATCCCTTCAGGATTAAAATCGAATTCTTTTTTGACTTCAAATTAGATCTCAGAGAGATCAGATATTTATAGCATTTGGTTTGAAGATCAAAATTCGACCCCTAAGGGGTCGAACACCATCGTGAATATTTAATCCTATATTCATTCGATCCCTTCGGGATCAAGACCAGTTGATGATTTTGTTTAAAAACTAGATCGAAGGGAAATCAATGCATTTCGAAAATTGGCTGGTTGTAATTCTAAATTCCCGGAGAGATCAAATGTCAAAAAAAATGATCTAAACCTATCAACTGACTCGGTAAAAGTCAGGGCTCATTATTAATATCTTATCCTTTGACCATTCGATCCCTTCGGGATCAATACCAATTCATGATTTTGTTTAAAAATTTGATCAATCGGAAATCAATGCATCTCGTGAATCGGCTGGTTGTAATTCTAAATTCCCGGAGAGATCAAATGTCATAAAACATGATCTAAACCTGTCACCTGACTCGGTAAAAGTCAGGGCTCACTATTAATATCTTAACCTTTGATCATTCGATCCCTTCGGGATCAAGACCAATTCATGATTTGTTTAAAAATTTGATCAATGGGAAATCAATGCATTTCGAAAATTGGCTGGACGTTATTATAAGATCTCGGAGAGATCAAATGTCTATAAAACAGGATCTAAACCTATCACCTGACCCCGTCGGGGTCACATCTTATTTTCAAAAAATTACTTTTATGTGTATACCTCATTTATATTGGCGGATCCATTTTGAAAATGGATTTGTAACTTTGAATCTAATATTTAATAATTTCGATTTAATTAATGTCAATAAACCAACTGACATCCTTCCGTCAAGAACTACATCAATCCCCCGAAATAGCAGGAGAAGAAGAAAAAACTGCATCCAAAATCCTTTCTTTCATTTCAAAATTAAACCCAGATGAAATCATTGAAAATCTTGGGGGATCGGGTCTGGCATTTATTTTTAAAGGAAAATATCCCGGTCCACGAACCCTCTTCAGGGCTGAGCTGGATGCACTACCTATCCAGGAAACCGGCAATCCTTCCTACAAAAGTACAGTAGATGGCAAGGCTCATTTGTGCGGGCATGATGGTCATATGACCATTATATGTGGATTAGGAGAAAAAATTGCAGAAAAGAGGCCAGAAAAAGGTGAAGTAATTCTACTCTTCCAACCTGCAGAGGAAACCGGAGAAGGAGCCCGACGGATTATGGACGATCCTTCTTATGAAAAAATCAAACCTGATTTCGCTTTTGCTCTTCACAATCTCCCTGGGTTTCCACTTCACCAAATTGTTATCAGAAAAGGAACTTTCGCAGCTGGAAGTACAGGAATGACCATTAGGCTGACTGGCAAAACCTCCCATGCAGCCCATCCGGATGCAGGGATCAATCCTGCTTTTGCGATCGCTCAATTAATTCAGACACTTCCAAAATTCCCGGATCAGCTCAACGGTTTTGCTTTGGTCACTGTCATCCACTCCGAAATCGGTAGTCTTGCATTTGGAACTAGTGCTGGAAAAGGAAGTCTGAGTTTAACGATTCGGGCTTTTGATCAGGAAGAGTTGGATTCCTTGCTAGAAAAAATTGAGAAGGAAGTGGAAAGAGTAGCCACCCATGAGGGGTTAAAATTTGAGATCAGTTATTTAGAAGCATTTGCTGTCTCCAAAAATGATTCGAATGCAGCAGAAATCGCTGAAACTGCGGTGGAAGATCTTGGAATGGACATTTCACAAAAAGCAGAACCATTCCGCTGGTCAGAGGATTTTGGTTTGTTCAGTCAAACTTGTCCTTCCTATTTATTTGGATTGGGATCTGGCGAAAAATGTCCACAACTGCACGAACCCACCTATGATTTTCCTGATGAGTTGATAGAAACTGGGGTCAAGGTTTTTGAGAAGATTGCAAGAAAAATCAATTCATAAAAAAAGCCGACTCTCGTCGGCTTTTCAATTATAAGTCTGAATAGTTTGTCGGATATAATAACCTCGTGTCGTTTCGGG
Above is a window of Algoriphagus machipongonensis DNA encoding:
- a CDS encoding pseudouridine synthase, whose product is MSRYFIIYKPFGVLSQFSGEGQTLASLFDFPKEVYPVGRLDKDSEGLLLITDDKWLNHHLLNPSFGHQRTYWAQVEGIPTPESLKALGNGVKIKVDGKEYLTKPSIAKLLSESPELPDRDPPIRYRKNVPDSWIELTLIEGKNRQVRKMTAAVGFPTLRLARKSMEKINIIGFKVGEVQELDRETVYHQLGLTGFKESAKNFQKRPKRS
- the tnpA gene encoding IS200/IS605 family transposase, whose amino-acid sequence is MNDPGTFSQIYIQIIFAVKNRNTLISKIWEEELYKYISGIITNKDQKLIAINGMEDHIHILIGMRASCRLSDLVREIKKSSTNWINERGFAQKSFRWQAGFGAFSYTQSSLPNIISYIENQKKHHQKKSFREEYISFLKHYEIKFKDEYLFEWIE
- a CDS encoding amidohydrolase codes for the protein MSINQLTSFRQELHQSPEIAGEEEKTASKILSFISKLNPDEIIENLGGSGLAFIFKGKYPGPRTLFRAELDALPIQETGNPSYKSTVDGKAHLCGHDGHMTIICGLGEKIAEKRPEKGEVILLFQPAEETGEGARRIMDDPSYEKIKPDFAFALHNLPGFPLHQIVIRKGTFAAGSTGMTIRLTGKTSHAAHPDAGINPAFAIAQLIQTLPKFPDQLNGFALVTVIHSEIGSLAFGTSAGKGSLSLTIRAFDQEELDSLLEKIEKEVERVATHEGLKFEISYLEAFAVSKNDSNAAEIAETAVEDLGMDISQKAEPFRWSEDFGLFSQTCPSYLFGLGSGEKCPQLHEPTYDFPDELIETGVKVFEKIARKINS